The Impatiens glandulifera chromosome 3, dImpGla2.1, whole genome shotgun sequence genome contains a region encoding:
- the LOC124932293 gene encoding uncharacterized protein LOC124932293, translating to MAFPELRMRLLVDKETDKVVFAEAGKEEIDFLFSILSLPLGTVTRLLSEEQGMVGCLGNIYTSIQNLDQSYLQPDQDKDCLLNPTFVPLVPLLLPLDHHETSHPTPTAKQLYKCSNHTYAADTSQAHCPACKCRLSVPLTYVQWDVTSSSVMSAAGSDGGGGGGGGFVKGVVTYMVMDDLMVSPMSTISSIVLLNKFNIKDVSSLEERLVHLGVDEGLKILKASMECKKVLTTVFVKGMMRDPPAAPPSAPTPAPAATVGNY from the exons ATGGCGTTTCCTGAGCTTCGAATGAGACTATTGGTAGACAAGGAGACAGACAAGGTTGTATTTGCCGAAGCAGGAAAGGAAGAAATTGATTTCCTCTTCAGCATTCTCTCCCTCCCTCTCGGAACCGTCACCAGGCTCCTCTCCGAGGAACAGGGTATGGTCGGTTGCCTGGGAAATATCTACACTAGCATTCAAAATCTCGACCAAAGCTACTTACAACCCGACCAGGATAAAGATTGTCTCTTGAACCCCACCTTCGTTCCTCTCGTACCACTTCTCTTGCCTTTGGATCACCATGAAACATCTCATCCAACCCCAACCGCAAAACAGTTGTACAAATGTTCTAACCACACCTACGCCGCCGACACCTCTCAGGCTCACTGCCCTGCTTGCAAGTGCCGCTTGTCTGTTCCTTTGACTTACGTTCAATGGGATGTGACCTCATCATCGGTGATGTCGGCGGCGGGAAGTGACGGAGGAGGTGGCGGTGGAGGAGGGTTTGTGAAAGGGGTGGTTACTTATATGGTTATGGATGATTTGATGGTGAGTCCGATGTCAACCATTTCTAGTATTGTTTTGTTGAACAAGTTCAATATTAAGGATGTTAGCTCACTTGAGGAAAGGCTTGTTCATTTGGGCGTGGACGAG GGTTTGAAGATATTGAAAGCATCAATGGAGTGTAAGAAGGTGCTTACAACTGTGTTTGTTAAAGGCATGATGAGGGATCCACCGGCTGCACCACCATCAGCACCAACACCAGCACCAGCAGCAACTGTTGGTAATTATTAA
- the LOC124932774 gene encoding beta-glucuronosyltransferase GlcAT14B-like encodes MVKITPSLLFPVLSFSIISLFFFLIPSSSPNSLRRRRHHFSLPSSTLPANLYPPPPRIAYFIYGSVKEGPRIFRLLQASYHPRNFYLLHLDNHASKEEREWLARMVGSIGVFVEAENVFVMGRGNPVREEGSTPLALLLQAAAILLKTCTDWDWFVNLHASDYPLITQDDFLHIMSSVPRNLNFIEHTSNISSSDQQRILEVIVDPDIYLAKGRMFVGNKKRDPPTAYKIFTGSPHMILSRQLIEFSILGWDNLPRKLLLFFTNIQHPGRDYFQTLSCNSKEFFRTVVNSNLQFEELGEPQSVSLSDLDKMLLSGAAFARKFSANEHVLDAIDSRVLRRRHRSVSPGGWCVGKPGWLGGDPCEVWGDMNILRPGLGSKAFERLLLGTLKLDRCVHQSALS; translated from the exons ATGGTGAAAATAACTCCAAGCCTCCTCTTCCCTGTTCTCTCATTCTCCATCATATCACtattcttcttcctcatccCTTCTTCATCGCCCAACTCCCTACGCCGCCGTCGCCATCACTTCTCTCTTCCTTCATCCACGCTACCCGCTAATCTCTACCCTCCTCCTCCACGGATCGCATATTTTATCTACGGCTCCGTTAAGGAAGGTCCTCGAATTTTCCGCCTTCTTCAAGCCTCCTATCACCCCAGAAACTTCTACCTATTGCACCTCGATAATCACGCTTCCAAGGAGGAGAGAGAATGGCTCGCTCGAATGGTGGGTTCTATTGGGGTTTTCGTTGAGGCCGAAAATGTGTTTGTTATGGGGAGAGGAAATCCGGTTAGAGAAGAAGGGTCGACACCTTTGGCTCTCTTGCTTCAGGCCGCTGCGATTTTACTCAAGACTTGCACAGATTGGGATTGGTTTGTCAATCTTCATGCCTCTGATTATCCACTCATTACTCAAGATG ACTTTCTTCACATAATGTCTTCTGTGCCAaggaatttgaatttcattgaGCACACAAGCAACATTAGCTCCTCTGA TCAGCAAAGAATACTCGAAGTTATTGTTGATCCTGACATCTATCTCGCCAAAGGCCGAATGTTTGTGGGCAACAAGAAACGTGACCCACCGACAGCATACAAAATTTTCACTG GTTCCCCTCATATGATCCTTAGTCGACAGCTTATAGAGTTCTCGATCCTGGGTTGGGACAACCTACCAAGAAAACTCCTATTGTTCTTCACAAACATTCAACACCCTGGCCGAGATTATTTTCAGACACTATCATGCAACTCCAAGGAATTCTTCAGAACTGTTGTGAACTCTAACCTTCAGTTTGAAGAATTAGGCGAACCTCAGTCAGTATCGCTATCGGATTTGGACAAGATGCTTCTGAGCGGAGCTGCATTCGCTAGGAAATTCAGTGCAAATGAACACGTTCTTGATGCGATAGATTCGCGGGTTCTCAGGAGGAGACATCGATCGGTATCACCAGGAGGGTGGTGTGTGGGGAAGCCAGGTTGGTTGGGTGGAGATCCTTGTGAGGTTTGGGGGGACATGAATATTTTGAGACCGGGGTTGGGATCAAAAGCGTTTGAGAGACTTCTTCTTGGAACTTTAAAGCTAGATAGATGTGTTCATCAATCAGCCTTGTCCTAG
- the LOC124931865 gene encoding 60S ribosomal protein L23A-like produces the protein MAPKGDSTKKSDSKAQALKTAKAVKSGSSTFKKKAKKIRTTVTFHRPRTLKKERNPKYPRISAPSRNKLDQYQILKYPLTTESAMKKIEDNNTLVFIVDIRADKKKIKDAVKKMYDIQAKKVNTLIRPDGTKKAYVRLTPDYDALDVANKIGVI, from the exons ATGGCTCCTAAAG GTGACAGTACGAAAAAGTCTGATTCAAAGGCTCAGGCTTTGAAGACTGCTAAGGCTGTGAAATCTGGTTCTTCTACCTTCAAGAAGAAGGCTAAGAAGATCAGAACAACTGTCACCTTCCACAGACCAAGAACATTGAAGAAGGAGAGAAACCCAAAGTATCCTCGTATTAGTGCACCTTCAAGAAACAAGCTAGACCAGTATCAAATTCTGAAATATCCATTAACTACTGAGTCTGCAATGAAGAAGATTGAGGACAATAATACTTTGGTTTTCATTGTCGATATTCGTGCCGACAAGAAGAAGATTAAGGATGCTGTAAAAAAGATGTATGACATCCAGGCAAAGAAAGTCAACACATTGATCAG GCCTGATGGAACCAAGAAGGCTTATGTCCGCTTGACTCCTGATTATGATGCTTTGGATGTTGCAAACAAGATTGGTGTTATCTAA
- the LOC124929800 gene encoding photosynthetic NDH subunit of lumenal location 1, chloroplastic: MASPPPPPMTLLSAKSSSNRLSFLFIIYQLGLPLSTTTSTTTTRRLFSPPNFITCSVVRKTSNRRSLLLGGLLAPTFLSFPPLNNPLLAQEIPKNYEVFVDAEDGYSYFYPSDWRNFEFRGHDSAFKDRYLQLQNVRLSFVPTTKTDIHDMGSIQEVVQHLLKHVYSAPTQKPTIFDMQERTVDGKNYYTFEYALTSRNFSRAAFATIAIANGRYYTLIVGANERRWKKVRNTLKVVANSFKVLDI; encoded by the exons ATGGCAtcccctcctcctcctccaatgACCTTACTTTCCGCAAAGTCATCATCTAACAGG CTATCTTTTCTGTTTATCATATATCAGTTGGGTCTTCCCCTTTCAACCACCACTTCCACTACAACTACTCGTCGGCTGTTTTCACCCCCAAATTTCATTACATGCTCTGTTGTTAGGAAGACTAGTAACAGAAGGTCGCTTCTGTTAGGAGGATTATTGGCTCCTACCTTCTTAAGCTTCCCTCCTTTAAATAATCCCCTGCTCGCCCAAG AAATACCTAAGAACTACGAAGTTTTTGTTGATGCAGAAGATGGGTATTCATATTTTTACCCTTCAGATTGGAGG AATTTTGAGTTCAGAGGGCATGATTCAGCATTCAAGGACCGATATTTGCAACTCCAGAACGTCAGGCTCAGCTTCGTCCCCACCACCAAAACCGACATCCACGACATGGGTTCAATTCAAGAG GTTGTCCAGCATTTGCTGAAACATGTATACTCTGCTCCAACTCAAAAACCAACCATATTTGATATGCAAGAG AGAACGGTTGATGGTAAAAACTACTATACCTTTGAGTATGCTCTCACGTCTCGAAACTTTTCACGAGCTGCATTTGCTACAATAGCCATTGCAAATG GACGATACTACACACTTATTGTTGGAGCGAATGAAAGACGGTGGAAAAAGGTAAGGAACACACTCAAAGTGGTGGCAAACTCCTTCAAGGTGCTCGACATTTAG